The Quercus robur chromosome 7, dhQueRobu3.1, whole genome shotgun sequence genome has a segment encoding these proteins:
- the LOC126691424 gene encoding uncharacterized protein LOC126691424 produces the protein MAHFNQEEGEAICNIPLSRRQVSDSVYWKHNKDGIFTVKLAYKVARAQLKKVDWAESSSGSGGSKVWAAIWKLQIPNKIKVFGWRACHDILPTRRNLKKKRILLDDDVWHGSVRALQKCGTGQIDFVALLEYLLDRLDKTKVELWLVQAWLIWNQRNRVMHGGKLMELSCLNRRATELLEEFQQSQVSLHADVAVGATQQAVYKLNYDAAVFEDSASSGFGAVIRNSTGEVMVAMTVKGPAVQGSDMAELLACRKALEFAIDAGFTMLIVEGDSVNATRWIASSTDNQSAIGHVVGDIRHLIGALEWASVSYIKRNGNRVAHVLARYAQNVNVDLFWMEEVPSVAVEYVNTDASLI, from the exons ATGGCTCACTTCAATCAGGAAGAGGGGGAAGCTATATGTAATATACCTTTAAGTCGAAGGCAAGTCTCTGACTCTGTTTATTGGAAGCATAATAAGGATGGCATTTTCACAGTGAAGTTAGCTTACAAGGTTGCAAGAGCTCAGTTAAAGAAGGTGGATTGGGCTGAATCATCATCAGGTAGTGGAGGTAGTAAGGTGTGGGCTGCTATATGGAAGCTACAGATCCCCAACAAGATAAAGGTGTTTGGGTGGAGGGCGTGTCATGATATTCTCCCTACTAGAAGGAACCTCAAGAAGAAACGGATTTTGTTGGATGAT GATGTTTGGCATGGTAGTGTAAGGGCTTTGCAGAAGTGTGGGACGGGCCAAATTGATTTTGTAGCTCTATTGGAGTATCTGCTGGATCGGCTGGACAAAACAAAGGTGGAGCTGTGGTTAGTGCAGGCATGGCTGATTTGGAACCAGCGGAACAGAGTAATGCATGGAGGCAAATTAATGGAATTGAGCTGCTTGAATAGGCGTGCAACTGAGTTGCTTGAGGAGTTCCAGCAGTCACAAGTCAGTTTACATGCGGATGTGGCGGTAGGTGCGACTCAGCAG GCTGTGTACAAGCTCAACTATGATGCAGCGGTGTTTGAGGATTCTGCTAGTTCTGGGTTCGGTGCTGTGATCAGAAACTCTACTGGAGAAGTTATGGTTGCGATGACAGTTAAGGGCCCGGCAGTCCAGGGAAGTGATATGGCTGAACTACTCGCATGTCGTAAAGCGCTAGAATTCGCCATTGATGCTGGTTTCACGATGCTTATAGTGGAAGGGGACAGTGTCAATGCTACAAGGTGGATTGCTTCAAGTACAGATAACCAGTCAGCTATTGGACATGTTGTTGGAGACATCCGGCATCTGATAGGAGCTTTGGAATGGGCTTCTGTGAGTTACATTAAGAGAAATGGTAATAGGGTAGCACATGTGCTTGCTAGGTATGCCCAAAATGTTAATGTTGATTTATTTTGGATGGAAGAGGTTCCATCAGTTGCTGTTGAGTATGTAAACACTGATGCTTCCTTGATTTAA